The window GATCCGTCCCATAAACGTTTGGCCTTTCCCTTATGAAGCCATAGCCAAGGCTATTGGACCTAAAGTGAAGAAAGTATATGTCTTTGAGCTAAATACCGGACAGATGCTGGACGATGTCAAGATTGCCGTGAATGGCAAAGTACCAGTTGATTTTTGGGGAAAGGTAGGCGGCATAGTTTTTACCCCTGCCGAAATCAAAACCAAGCTTGAAGAGTGCTTCTAAGGAGTGTAACGTGGAAAAAATAGCATACAGACCCGCTACCCTGACCGATGTTCCTTTTACCTATTGTCCCGGTTGCTTACATGGTGTAGCCCATCGGCTCATCGCTGAAGCCATCGACGAACAGGGTTTGATAAATAAAATGACCGGAGTGGCCCCTGTGGGTTGTTCCGTGTTTGCATACAAGTTCTTCAATTTCGATATGGCAGAAGCAGCGCATGGCAGAGCTCCAGCTGTAGCTACCGGCATTAAGCGTGCCCGCCCTGATATGCATGTGTTTACCTATCAAGGCGATGGAGATCTTGCTGCCATCGGAACAGCAGAAATCGTACATTCTGCAAATCGTGGAGAACACATCTCTGTATTCTTCGTTAATAATGCCATTTACGGAATGACCGGCGGCCAGATGGCTCCGACTACATTACCCGATATGAAGACTACCACCAGTCCCTACGGACGCAATACCGACGACATTGGCTTTCCCATCAGAGTGTGTGAGCTCCTGAATAGCCTGGTGGCGCCATATTATATCGAGCGGGTATCCTTGTTGAGTCCTGCCGATATCATCAAAGCCAAAAAAGCAGTGTCCAAAGCCATTCAATACAATAAGGAAGGCCGCGGATTCACCTTTGTGGAATTCATCTCCACCTGCCCTACAAACTGGGGTTTCGATCCCAACAAATCCCGGGAATGGGCCAAAGAAAATATGCTGCCATTCTTCAAACCGGGCTGTTTTAGAGATAAAGGAGCGGAATAATGACTACAGAATTGATCTGCGCAGGATTCGGCGGACAAGGCGTACTAACCATCGGCAAGTTCTTGGCTAAAGCCGGAATGAAAGAAGGGAAAAACGTGTCCTGGCTACCTTCTTACGGACCTGAAATGCGTGGTGGTACAGCGAATGTATCCACCGTGGTTTCGGATGAACCTATCGCATCGCCAATAGTAAGTTTTCCGGATATCCTGGTGGCGTTGAACCAACCTTCCATAGATAAGTTTGCTCCTTCATTACGTCCCGGTGGAGTGCTGATCTATAATAGCAATATGTGCCCTCATGGATGTAAACGCGAAGATATCACAAAGATCTCTGCACCAATGGTTGATATCGCCAATGAGATCGGAAACCAAATGGTGATGAATATGCTGGCAATCGGAATAATCATCGGCAAAACTGGGATCATCAGATATGAAACCATGGAAGATGATCTTACGGGGTTTATGAAGGCCAAAAATCCGGAACTGCTTGAATTGAATCTGAAAGCCATCAAGCGTGGAATTGAGATCGGTAAAGCTTGATCCGATACAAGCATGATAAGTTCGAATACAGGGGGTGGCTTTTCGCCCCCTGTATCGCATTAAAGGAGATATTATGACACGCAATCTGGTAACTATAGCTGTATTTACAGATGTTTTTGAAGCAGAAGTGGCAAAATCATTTTTGGAGGAAGCGGGCTTCGAAGTATTCCTGCAAAACGAACGTTTTCAAAGCATGTATTCTTCAATTGCCGGAGATTTGTACACAATCGAATTACAGGTTTATGCTGAGTTTGAAGAGGAAGCATCCGGATTGCTGAATGATCAGGGAGACAGTTATCTTAGTTCGGCAATTTTGCAGGAAGAAGGAGCCCTCTTGGAGGGGCATTTTCTCTTGACCAGCGGGAATCATAGCAACCGCTACATCGAGAAAATCCGCATCTTACAAAATCCCCAGGCTACTCATATGCTGTGTGAGAAACTGGCCCAGCGTCTGGCGGTGTATAACTTCGACACGGTAATCGGTCCTGCCTATGGCGCAATTGTATTGGCCTTCGAGGTAGCTCGCATCCTTGAGAAGAAATTTGCTTTTACTCAACGCAAAGATGAGCAGATGGTGTTTCGAAGCGGATTTGATCTTTCAGACACCAAGAAGGCTGTGGTGATAGAAGATATTGTGTCTACTGGAGGCAGTGTATCCGAAGTACTCAATTGCGTCAGGGATAAGGGTATAGAAGTGGTGGCAATCGGTTTATTGGTGGATCGCAGCGGAGGTAAACTGGATTTTGGCTTGCCGCTGGAAAGTCTACTAAGCTTGGATGTACCGCTCTTCAAACCTGAAGACTGCGATCTATGTAAGTTAGGTGTTCCTCTGGTAAAACCCGGGAGCAGCGACAAAGGCAAATGAAGCTTAGGCTGTATGTAGAAAAGTCATCCCAGGCAGAAGCTCTGCGATTCGCTCAGCTAAAGGAACATAACCGTTGGAAGTGTCTGGAGAAGGGATGCGCTATTCCCCTGTATGATGACGGGATAATGGATGTTGCCCTAAGTTTTGGGCTTGCAGAATCACTGTGGGGAGATATCCCACAACTGCATATATGCAGGCAATTCGCTCTGGTCTATCTGCCTGGCAAACCTTCCCTGGGGCTAGTAAACTTACTGAGAGGTTTGTCTCTTTATGCCTTTGATGGCGAGGAGATTAGGAATGCATTACCCGCTTCAATACAGCCCAAACGGATTGCATGGCTTCAAGAGTTTTACGCAGAACGTAACAATTCCAAAGCATTGGTATCTAGCAGGAAAGATCTCATCAGAACCATCCTGGCGGGATCTCCGCTGTCTTTCACTCATTTCATGTTTCATGAAAGTGCTGTGCGGATGTGCCTGGGAGCGGAGCTATGGGCTTACCGTGGGGATGCCTTGCGCGGAACTTTGGCGGTTGCAGAAGATATCTGCGAAAAGCTGGAGGTGGGAGAGAGATTGTCCCTATTCTTTGTTCAAAGCTGCATGATGGCTTCCGGGGCTGGTTCCTACGGTTTCTTTGCTGATCGTTACGACAGATACATGGCTCATGTGGATTACGATAAATGGTTTGAACTCCTAAAAGATTGGCAACGGACATACAGCGGTGGCGTGTGTAAAAGAGTCCTGGAATTGGCCTGTGGAACGGCAGCCGTTGCCTCACGGTTTGTGCGTGAAGGCGCTGAAGTATATGCCTGTGATCTCTCTGCGCAAATGTTGGAAAATGCCGCAAAGCGTCCCATACCACCCCATCTGTATCAGGCATCGCTGATAGACCCAATTCCGCACAAAGATTTTGATCTTATCATTTGTATATTTGACAGCATAAACTACCTGGTGCATCCATCGGAAGTAAGGCAGTGCTTGGTGGAAGTAAAGCAAGCTCTAGCACAAAACGGCTTATTTATCTTTGATATCTCCACTTTACTAAACAGCATGGAAAACTTTAGTGACGAGTGCAGTCTCACCCGGGAGCGGGATGGAATTATGGTCCACGAGGCATATTATGAACCGGGAAAGCGCCACCAGGTATCCCGACTGGAACTCTTTCAAGAGTGGGGGGCAGGCTATATCCATCGCAGCGAAAAGCACAGCCAAAGAGTGTATCTCGCAAGGGAAATACTGGATCTGATCGCAGATGCAGGTTTGGTATTGAGGGCAATTCACTCCCCGGAAAGCAAGGCAAATCTCTATCCTAAAAAAATGCAGGGGATAGATCACAGAAATTACCGTCTATTCTTCATCGTCAGCAAATGAGCGTACTCTTTCAAAACGATGCTAGATTGATGCAAGAGAATCAATTGAGTGTGATGGCCGGCTTGGATGAAGCTGGACGTGGAGCATTGGCAGGTCCTGTTGTAGTTGCAGCGGTAGTATTAAATTACGATGTAGTTTTGCCCGGGTTGAATGATTCCAAATTGCTGTCTGCAAAGCGTAGAACCATACTATATAACCAGATCAGGGACTCTGCTCTTGCTTTTGCTATTGTGGAGATTCCTCCTGTTACAATCGACGAAATCAATATCCTGAGGGCTACTTTACTGGGCTTTCAAAGAGCATTTAGCGAATTGAAGGGCTTTGCTCCGTATGCATTGGTAGACGGACGTGATCTGCCCGATGGAATACCGGGTAAAGCACTGGTCAAGGGGGATTCGCATCATGCCTGCATAGCTGCTGCGTCGATTCTGGCAAAAGTGCATCGGGACAGCTTGATGGACGGGCTGGATCTGCAATACCCAGAGTATGGATTCAGGTCAAACAAGGGTTATGGAACTGCTGCTCATTACCTGGTGTTGGCTTCGTTTGGCCCTTGTGAATGGCACCGTAAGTCCTTCAGGTTGAACTAAGCGGAAGGTAACTGGAGCTTATCCGTTTGCTTTTACAAGCCTTTGTTTTGCTGTTTGCACTCCGAACACAAATGCCAGCTGCACCAGCGATGATAGATATCCAATAAACCCTGCTGAAAGATGGCTTTACTTTTTACTGGCTTTATCTGCGATGGGCCGAGATAGCGCTCCATAAAACGGGTTACGAAATTCGCCTGTAAGCCGGGAAAGCAGCGATAAGCTTCAATCACTTTGGCAGTATTGCCCGACATCTTGCGCTGCCAGAGACAAAGAACAGGCAGGTAGATGTTCAGATAGATGTTGTTTTGCACGGATTTTCCCAGTATAATCCTATCTTCCGAATAGGCCAGGGATTGTTCTTGCCAGATTGCCGTAAATGCATTGTAGAGGTCTTCTTCACTGTCTGCTCGCTGTATGAAGTGCCGAAGCAGACCTCCTTGCAGGGCGCTGTGGATAAACGGGGCAATGTATAACAAGCGTTTGATGGGATGGTTTTGGGGCCTGATGCGAAAGAGCTGCCAATCGATATCGAGACGGATGGCAGTATAGGGTTGCCTTTCCCACGTGGCCACGAGCTTTTCTCTTTGGTTGGGATTCAGGATGGTACTATCTCTTTGCAACAAACCCGAGCTTCCCAGATAGATGGCGCATAATTCTTCAGCGCTCATTCCTTCTGATAAGTACCTGGTTAAAACTGCCCAGGGCAGGCTTTGGGCGATTTGCATGGTATTCAATTTATTCTTGTCGTAGCCCAGAGCTTCAAAGATGCCTTCATAGAATATCTGATCAAAACTACTAAGAGATAATGCGGTATTGAAGCGCTTTATCTTGCCTTCAAAGCGCCGGATTCCTGCACTGTAGAGTATGGCTGTGAGGCGATCCTTGTCCACTGCGGAAAGGAGGTCACAATATACTGCGGGAGCGTCAGATATCTCATGGTTTTGGTTCAGTTTTACGATGTCTTCGCTTAGCTGATGTTCCAATTCCAGAATGTCCACTGCACGCCCATCCTCCAGAATCGTAATCTCATAAGGGGAATTGTGTTTGAATACGACATGCAAGATCACTTTGTTGTAATAGACATCTTCATGGTGGTTATGTGCCTGCCAATCAGTGGTTTTCATGTGAATTTCGATGTCGCCGCGTACCTGTATCCCGTCTGCCTCGATGATGGCGTTCTTGAAATCCGGACCGCGTCCGGTATTGAATTGCCCTTGATACAATACGCGTAGATTCTTTCCGTTGATGCACTGTAAATCCGGGAGCAGGTGACCTTCATCCCAGATGTGATACAAGAATCTCTCTTCCATTACTCCTGGGCATCCTCAGGAAGGTGAATGTACTGCATCAGAAATAACGTTCCAAGAAACGCATGCGTTCCCGGGCTGAGGCTGAATTGGCATAGGTGTGGGGAGTATATTTGATGGGGTTGCTGAGTATGGAGATCAGGCGCATGGATTGCGTTCGGTTCAATCGGGCAGCACTTTTGCCATAATAAGCGCGTGCAGCAGTCTCTATGCCATATACTCCTTTTCCCCACTCCACATAGTTGAAATACAGCTCCAGCATGCGTTTCTTGCTCATGGTTATTTCCATGATGATGGTAACCTGTACTTCCAGGTATTTACGGAAATAGTTACGATCTGTGGTCAGGAAGATTGAACGCGCTAGTTGATTGCTGAGGGTGGAGGCTCCGAAACGGATTTTTCCGGCTTTCTTATTGCGCTGATACGCTTCTTTCACCATTTTCCATTCGAAACCGAAATGCTTGTAGAAATTACCGTCTTCCAGCCCGATCAGCATGTCCTGAGTGCGTTGAGGTATCTTTTCCAGCTTGATGTACTCCCGTCTGTAGATTGGATGTCCCCGTATGATATACCGTTGAATCATCAGTGGGGTTATGGGAGGATTTACGAAGTTGTACAACAGCGACAAGGCGGCGACAATGCCCCAGAACCATAAGTGGGCAATAAGTATAAAACGAAGTACCTTGCGGAAGATACTTCGTTTTTTCTTTCTTTTTGATTTAGCCATTCATGCCCTCAAAAGGCTTTCTTAGCTCTCCTGTTTATTTACGAAAGCTGCTAAACGAGCCTTGCGACGGCTGGCGGTACGCTTGTGGATCACACCTTTTTTGGCGGCTTTATCCAGCTGGGCATAAAGCTTGTTTAGTTGGTCAGTACGGTTTTCGGGGTTCATGTGGATCTCTTTAGAAAGGGTTTTAATGGTGCGTTTTACATAGTTGTTCCGGGCAGCTCTTTTTTTGTCTGTTCCCATGCGCTTCAGGGGAGATTTGTGTTGTGGCATTGATTCCTCTTATGTATTAGTTAGTATTTCTTACCACAATGTTTAAGGCCGTGTTTATGTCAATAAGTATTTAGCTAGTTAATGCCATGAACAGCTTATTTAGCTGCATATCAATGCTATAGGAATCAATATTGTTCTTTCTTCGGATTCCAGCTTCCATCTCGTCCACCCAATTGGCAGCCTCTTTAATCTCACTATAAGAATATACCTTAGCATTGTCTATTGTTATCAGTATGCGGGCAGCGGCACTTGATTCCGGTGAGAAGCATAGAATGGGACTTCCGGAAGCGATGTATTCGAAGAGCTTGGTGGTCAGCATTCCCTGGTTGCCCTCGTAGTCATTTACCAGTAGTAAAAGCAGTTCGGATTCTACCATCTCCCTCAAGGCCTCTCTGTGGTTCATAAACTCTTTGTTAACTATAGCTTTTGAACAGCTTTTACTTAGGTCTAACCTCTCCATTTCATTCAGACGGGTGCCGATCAGACTGAGTTGGAAATCACGGTGGATGCTTCGACATAACTTAGCGAAGACATTGGGATCCTGCCCGGCGGTTAACTGCCCAATATACTTGATCCTGAAAGTGTCTGATGCCTGATATTCCAGCCCCTCAAAGTCACGGGGATCATAACCGTTTAAGATCACTTCTTTATTACCTGCAGGGAGCGCATCGGCGATCGCATCCGATACGATCACAGCTTTATCCGCTGTCGCAATCACCTTTGCTTCGAGATATTTATGCATTTTTACAGAGAGATGGCAAGGAGGATTCAGCTTCATATAGTGGATTTCACTCCAGGGATCTCTAAAATCTGCCAGCCAGCGGATGCTCAGACGCTTGCGCAATTTCAAACCGATCAAATGACTGCTGTGAGGCGGGCCGGTGGTGATCAGTGTGTCGTAGGGACGACTCTTCAGCTCTTTCCATGCTGCCTTGTATGCCGCTGGATTCCAAAACACGCGAAGATCAGGGATGATAAGGTTCAGTCTCAAATGAACCATGAAGCGGGTCAGGATATCCGCTTTTTGGGGTAATCTGCCGTAGGGAACGCTTTTATCCTTGCCAAACAGCACTTTCCAGCTCTTTTGAAGCGAGGGTGCTTTTACACGAATTACTCTTACTGAATCCGGGATCTTGGCACACAGCGCTTCATCGACAAATGGGTAGTCACCTTCTTTGGAACACAATACAGTAACATCGTAACCTTTTTCCACAAGACGGGGCACAAATCGGATCCAACGTTGCACTGGAGCTCCGCCACAAGGCGGAAAGTAATAGCTTATCAATAGAATACGCATCAGGCAAAGATCAGTTTTACTAGTTCAGACCAAGTATTCTTCTCTTTGAAACGTCGGATTCCTTCCTGCATCGGCGCTTTCATGTCTTTGCTGTAGAAGCTGATGATTGCAGCAGCCAGAGAAGAAGGATTCCCCGGTGGTACCAGTAAACCGGTAAGTCCATGCTCCACATATTCACTTAGTCCGCCGACATCAGAGGCCACTACAGGAGTGTCATAGCTGTATGCTGTTGCTATCACACCGCTCTGAGTGGCACTCTTGTATGGCAGTATACAGAGATCGGATTGGCGGAAAAAGGTGGCGACCTCTTTATCGCTGATATAGCGGAAATGCGTTTCAACGTTTGCAGACAAGTCCAATAGTTTGATCTTTTCCTCATAAGCTGCCTTGTCTTTATACACTGTTCCGGCAATCACCAGGCGAATATCAGGAATGGCTACCCGGATGATCGGCATGGCTTCCAAAAGCACATCTAGTCCTTTGTAGCTTTTGATCATGCCAAAGAATAGTATGCTGGGCAGTACGTTCACTTTTTCTGTGATACCGCTGTAAGTATCGTAGATGGGATGGAAGCCTAGTTTGGCTTTGCGGACTATCTGGCTGGGCAGATTGCGCTTCAAATCCAAGAGACAGGATTTGCTTAAAACCACGATCTCATCAGCTTTGGAGAATACATAACGCAGTAAGGAACGGGACGCTATCCAGTCTTCATGGGGAGTAATGTTGTGAGCCAAGATCACTTTACCGCCATGATTAAGCTTACCCAGGATGTACCCATAAGCCGGAGCAAAGAATGGCAGCCACCATGAAACAATAGTGAGGTCTGGTTTATATGTATTGATGGCTTTCGCTGTCTTATCCCATGTGTGGGGTAGATATGGGATCAGGATGCGCTGATTCGGATGAGTGGTGCTGGTGTCATCCTCTTGTTTTCCTGCCGGGAATAGAAGCTGCGGATACTGTTTACGGAAGTTAAAGAAGCATACATCATGCCCTTGTCGGGACATCTCATTGGCAAAATGGCTGGCGAAAAGCGATATGCCGCCTCGATATGGCGGTGCAGGTCCCAAAAAAGCTATCTTCATAATTACTCCTGATTCTGGGACTGGGAGAAGAATCTTCTCACCAAGTCCGGATCGTCGTATTTACCAAATAGTGCCATCAATTTCAGACGTACTTTCACCCCTTTTAAATCTCCGGCAAGAATGGCACCAAGATCGCGAAGGTGTTTTCCTCCACCGTTGTAGCCGTATTCCGGTAACACTCTGCCTGTATGAGTGCGTGATGTAATTACCACCAGTATGTTCTTCTCAATTGCGCGCTTTATGTGGGGCAGGATCTCTTCAGGGAGGTTTCCGCGGCCAAAGGCTTCAATCACGATGGCGCGAACTCCGCTGTCGATACTGCAGTCTATGTACCTGCCATCCATGCCGCATACGGCCTTAATGAGGTCAACGCGAGTGTCCAATACTTCAGTCCAAACGTTTTCCCGATACAAGCTATCGCGATGATAGACAATGCAATCCGGATCAACAATGCCCAATGGACCCAATCCGGGACTGGTGAATGCATCTACTTTCCCGGAATCAGATTTTACCACATCACGTGCGGTGTGTATCTCATCGTTCATCACTACAAATACGCCCTTATCAGAGCTTTCATGATGGCTTGCCACTCGCACGCTACCGATGATATTGCGGGGACCGTCCAAGCCCAGATCGCTTCCGCTGCGCATGGCAGCAGTGAAGATTACCGGTTTGCGCGTGGTAAGCACCAAATCCGCCATAAACGCACTTTCCTCGAGGGTATCTGTACCATGTGTAACTACGATGCCATCGTATCCCAAAATCTTTGTATCAATTAGCTTTGCAAGCCCAAACATCATTTTTGGTGTCATATATGGGCTGGGAACGTTCAAGTAATCCATTACTTCCACATTTGCCACACCCGTGAGTTGTGGGAACTGAGTTATAAAATCGGCCAATTCAGAAGTGGGTACCACACCCAGATTGCCTACATTCTTCATCGAGATGGTACCTCCGGTCATGATGAGCAGGATATTCTTCATTATATCACCTTATATGGGATTGGATCTTTGGTATTGGCCTTGGCAAAGGCTTTGAGGCGCAACAGGCAGCTGGGACACTCTCCGCAGGCCTCATAGTTGGCAAAATAGCAGCTCCAGGATAGCTCGAAGGGGGCGTTCAGTGATATGCCCAGTTTCACGATTTCAGATTTGCTAAGATGAAGCACCGGAGTAAGGATGCCAATGTTTGCAGCCAGAGTGCCTTGTTTGATCAGTTCGGTCATGGCCGTAAAAAAACTCTGCCGGCAATCTGGATATCCGGAGCTATCTTCTTCCACTGCACCTATGTAGATGTGCTGGGCTTGGATTACTTCTGCCCAGGCTACTGCCGCACACAGCATAGTGGCATTGCGAAAGGGCACGTAGGTATTGGGCACACTGTCATCAACATTCAGCTTCAGCTCTTTATCTGTAAGAGCAGAACCACCGATGTCCGCCAGCCAGCGGTAATCCACAATGCGCGCTTCCCTGGCTTTGTAATGGTTTGCAATTTGCTGAAAGCACCATTTCTCTTTCACTTCGGTTCTTTGCCCGTAGGAAAAATGCAAAAGATGCAATTCATCACACTCCTGCGCGGCAATAGCCGTCGTAACCAGAGAATCCATCCCTCCGCTCAGTAATACTATAGCTCGTTTCATCCTCGATCCCGAAATTATTCTTTTAACAAGGATATAGCATATGCCTTTTATGTCAAGAACAAAGCCGTGATTGTGCTTGACGAATTTACCCAGTCTCAGATATTGCTCACCATAGCTTTTTATTCGAGGTTAATATGAGATACGATGTAATTATAATCGGTGCTGGCCCGGCAGGGCTTAGCGCTGCCATTTACAGTGCCCGGGGTGGATTGAAAACAGCGGTATTCGAGAAAGCCATAGTCGGTGGACAGATCAATGTAACCGAAGAAGTGGAAAACTATCCCGGATTTGAAGAAGCCCTTTCGGGTTTTGAACTCACTGCAAAGATGCAAGCTCAAGCTGAACGTTTTGGCGCTACTTTCATTGAAGAAGAGATTATTGCAATGGGCATGGAAGGCCTGTGCAAAGTGATTGAAACCGAGAGCGGTAAGTATCGTGCCAAAAGCGTTATCATCTGCACCGGAGCGCATCCCCGTCGCTTGAACGTGCCGGGGGAAGAACGGCTTACCGGACGTGGCGTATCTTATTGTGCTACATGCGATGGCGCTTTATATCGTGATAAAGTGGTTGCAGTAGTTGGCGGAGGTGACAGCGCTATAGAGGAAGGAATCTTTCTTAGCCGCTTTGCGAGTAAGGTGATTGTGATTCATCGCCGTGATGAACTGCGCGCACAGAAGATTATTCAAGACCGGGCTTTCAAAAACCCAAAGATGGAATTTATCTGGGATACCGTTGTTCAAGAAATCCGTGGTGAAGATAAAGTAAGTAAGCTGGAATTGGTTAACCGTAAAACCAAGGAAATCAGCATGTTGCCAGTGGATGGAGTATTTATCTATGTAGGCATCCTGCCCAACAACGAGCTCCTGGAATCCCGCATTGAGCTTGATAGCGCCGGATTTGTTCTTACAGATGATCACATGCACACCAATATTCCCGGAGTATATGCTGCTGGAGACATCCGGCATACGGTTCTCAGACAGGTGGTTACAGCCACTTCTGATGGCGCTGTTGCCGCTTGGAGCGCAGAGAAATGGATCATCGAAAACTATGATGCCATTGAGGTGGGAAGTGCACAGTAGCAAAGAAATCCGTAGTCAGTTTATTGACTTTTTTCGGGAACGTGGACATAGCTTTGTACATTCCTCACCGGTAATTCCTCAGAACGACCATACTTTGCTCTTTGCCAATGCCGGCATGAACCAGTTTAAAAACATCTTTCTGGGCAATAAAGAACCGGAATTGAGCCGCGTAGTGAACTCCCAGAAATGCATTCGCGCCGGCGGAAAGCACAACGACCTGGAAGAAGTAGGCAAAGACGGCTATCATCACACTTTCTTTGAAATGCTGGGCAATTGGAGTTTTGGGGATTATTACAAAAAAGAGGCTATCATCTGGGCTTGGGAATTGCTTACAGATACTTGGGGTCTGAACAAAGAACTCTTGTATGCTACTGTCCATGACAGCGATAAAGAGGCATTTAATCTGTGGCGGGAGCATACCGATATCGATCCATCTCACATATCGTATCATGGCGATAAGGACAACTTTTGGGAAATGGGCGATACAGGCCCATGCGGACCTTGTTCCGAAATCCATATCGATCGTGGTATTGAACATTGCAATAAACAGGGAGTTCCAGGTCATGAATGTACCGTGAATGGCGATTGCGATCGCTATATCGAACT of the Candidatus Cloacimonadota bacterium genome contains:
- the queC gene encoding 7-cyano-7-deazaguanine synthase QueC, with the translated sequence MKRAIVLLSGGMDSLVTTAIAAQECDELHLLHFSYGQRTEVKEKWCFQQIANHYKAREARIVDYRWLADIGGSALTDKELKLNVDDSVPNTYVPFRNATMLCAAVAWAEVIQAQHIYIGAVEEDSSGYPDCRQSFFTAMTELIKQGTLAANIGILTPVLHLSKSEIVKLGISLNAPFELSWSCYFANYEACGECPSCLLRLKAFAKANTKDPIPYKVI
- the trxB gene encoding thioredoxin-disulfide reductase, which produces MRYDVIIIGAGPAGLSAAIYSARGGLKTAVFEKAIVGGQINVTEEVENYPGFEEALSGFELTAKMQAQAERFGATFIEEEIIAMGMEGLCKVIETESGKYRAKSVIICTGAHPRRLNVPGEERLTGRGVSYCATCDGALYRDKVVAVVGGGDSAIEEGIFLSRFASKVIVIHRRDELRAQKIIQDRAFKNPKMEFIWDTVVQEIRGEDKVSKLELVNRKTKEISMLPVDGVFIYVGILPNNELLESRIELDSAGFVLTDDHMHTNIPGVYAAGDIRHTVLRQVVTATSDGAVAAWSAEKWIIENYDAIEVGSAQ
- a CDS encoding asparaginase, which codes for MKNILLIMTGGTISMKNVGNLGVVPTSELADFITQFPQLTGVANVEVMDYLNVPSPYMTPKMMFGLAKLIDTKILGYDGIVVTHGTDTLEESAFMADLVLTTRKPVIFTAAMRSGSDLGLDGPRNIIGSVRVASHHESSDKGVFVVMNDEIHTARDVVKSDSGKVDAFTSPGLGPLGIVDPDCIVYHRDSLYRENVWTEVLDTRVDLIKAVCGMDGRYIDCSIDSGVRAIVIEAFGRGNLPEEILPHIKRAIEKNILVVITSRTHTGRVLPEYGYNGGGKHLRDLGAILAGDLKGVKVRLKLMALFGKYDDPDLVRRFFSQSQNQE